In Paramicrobacterium humi, the genomic stretch CTACGGCACGGTGATTCCGTCCGGCGACAACAAGTTCGCCGCCCTCAACACGGCCGTCTGGTCGGGCGGCTCGTTCGTCTACGTGCCGCCGGGCGTGCACGTGGACATTCCGCTGCAGGCCTACTTCCGCATCAACACGGAGAACATGGGCCAGTTCGAGCGGACCCTGATCATCGCCGACGAAGGCAGCTACGTCCACTACATCGAGGGCTGCACCGCTCCGATCTACAAGTCGGACTCGCTGCACTCGGCCGTCGTCGAGATCGTCGTGAAGAAGAACGCCCGCGTGCGCTACACGACGATCCAGAACTGGTCGAACAACGTGTACAACCTCGTCACCAAGCGCGCGATCGCCGAAGAGGGCGCCACCATGGAGTGGGTCGACGGCAACATCGGCTCCAAGGTGACGATGAAGTACCCGTCGATCTACCTCACCGGCGAGCACGCCAAGGGCGAAACCCTCTCGGTCGCGTTCGCCGGCCCCGGCCAGCACCAGGATGCCGGCGCGAAGATGATTCACATGGCGCCGTACACGCAGTCCTCGATCGTCTCCAAGTCGATCGCGCGCGGCGGCGGTCGTTCCGGCTACCGCGGTGAGGTCCGGGTCGACGCGTCAGCGCACCACTCGTCGAACTCGGTCGTCTGCGACGCCCTGCTCGTCGACACGATCTCGCGATCCGACACATACCCGTCGATCGACATCCGCGTCGACGACGTCAAGCTCGGCCACGAGGCGACAGTGTCGAAGGTGAGCGAGGAGCAGCTGTTCTACCTCATGAGCCGCGGTCTCGAGGAGACCGAGGCCATGGCGATGATCGTGCGCGGCTTCATCGAGCCGATCGCGCGCGAACTGCCCATGGAGTACGCGCTCGAGCTCAACAAACTTATCGAAATGGGCATGGAAGGATCCGTCGGCTAACGATGACTGTCACAGACACCGCAGCAACCCCCGCCGAGGCCGGCCAGCACGGATTCAAGAAGCACTCCGACGGCGGCTGGGACCTCGTCCCCGTCCAGACCCGCTCCGAGCGGTTCCACTCCACGAACGTCGCCGACTTCCCGCAGCTCACCGGCCGCGAGGCCGCGTGGCGCTACACGCCCGTCGCCCGCCTCACGGCGCTCAGCGACGGCGAGCTCGACGGCGGGCCGTACGAGATCAGCACGACGGATGCCGCCGGCGTGAGCGCCGAATGGCTCGACGTCGCCGAGGCGAACCGCGGACAGGCGGGAAAGCCGGAGGAGCGCCCCTCGGCGAACGCATGGACGCAGACGGAGAAGGTCTACGCGATCACGATCACGGGCGAGGAAGCGAAGACCGTCACGGTGGACCGCTCCGCGCTCGGCGCCACCGCACGGGCGGCTCACACGGTCATCACGGCGAAGCCGAACAGCCAGGCGATGCTGATCCTCAAGAACACGGGCGACGCTCTGCTCACCGAGAACGTCGAGATCGTCGTCGAAGAGGGCGCGCAGCTGACCGTCGTCAGCGTGCAGTGGTGGGATGACTCGGCCATGCACCTCGCATCGCACTTCGCCCGGGTCAGTCGCGACGCGCGCCTCAAGCACGTCGTCGTCACTCTCGGCGGCGACATCGTGCGCGTGAACCCCTCCGTGCACCTCGCGGAGCAGGGCTCCGACATCGAGTCGCTCGGCCTGTACTTCGCCGACGCGGGGCAGCACCTCGAGCACCAGGTGTACATCCACCACGACGCCCCCTACTCCCGCAGCCGCGTCACCTACAAGGGCGCACTGCAGGGCGAGGGTGCGCACACGGTCTGGATCGGCGACGTGCTCATCGGGCCAAAGGCGACCGGCACCGACAGCTACGAGCAGAACCGCAACCTCGTGCTCACCGACGGCACGCGCGCCGACTCCGTCCCGAACCTCGAGATCGAGACGGGCGACATCGCGGGCGCCGGCCACGCGAGCGCGACCGGTCGCTTCGACGACGAGCAGCTGTTCTACCTCGAGGCTCGGGGCATCCCGGAGGACGAGGCGCGTCGCCTCGTCGTGCGCGGCTTCCTCACGGAGATCATCCAGCAGATCGGCGACGCGGAGCTGCAGGAGCACCTCGAGCGAGCCGTCGAGCAGGAGCTCAGCGGGACCGTGCTCACGGGGGACGCGCAGTAACCGTGGCAGCACTGAAAGCATGC encodes the following:
- the sufB gene encoding Fe-S cluster assembly protein SufB; protein product: MSDVLIDRPELESLGVYEFGWSDPDAAGASARRGLNADVVTDISRLKNEPEWMLKRRLKALQLFDRKPMPSWGADLSEIDFENIKYFVRSTEKQASSWEDLPDDIKNTYERLGIPEAERKRLVAGVAAQYESEVVYHQIREDLEKQGVIFLDTDTALREHPEFFEEYYGTVIPSGDNKFAALNTAVWSGGSFVYVPPGVHVDIPLQAYFRINTENMGQFERTLIIADEGSYVHYIEGCTAPIYKSDSLHSAVVEIVVKKNARVRYTTIQNWSNNVYNLVTKRAIAEEGATMEWVDGNIGSKVTMKYPSIYLTGEHAKGETLSVAFAGPGQHQDAGAKMIHMAPYTQSSIVSKSIARGGGRSGYRGEVRVDASAHHSSNSVVCDALLVDTISRSDTYPSIDIRVDDVKLGHEATVSKVSEEQLFYLMSRGLEETEAMAMIVRGFIEPIARELPMEYALELNKLIEMGMEGSVG
- the sufD gene encoding Fe-S cluster assembly protein SufD; this translates as MTVTDTAATPAEAGQHGFKKHSDGGWDLVPVQTRSERFHSTNVADFPQLTGREAAWRYTPVARLTALSDGELDGGPYEISTTDAAGVSAEWLDVAEANRGQAGKPEERPSANAWTQTEKVYAITITGEEAKTVTVDRSALGATARAAHTVITAKPNSQAMLILKNTGDALLTENVEIVVEEGAQLTVVSVQWWDDSAMHLASHFARVSRDARLKHVVVTLGGDIVRVNPSVHLAEQGSDIESLGLYFADAGQHLEHQVYIHHDAPYSRSRVTYKGALQGEGAHTVWIGDVLIGPKATGTDSYEQNRNLVLTDGTRADSVPNLEIETGDIAGAGHASATGRFDDEQLFYLEARGIPEDEARRLVVRGFLTEIIQQIGDAELQEHLERAVEQELSGTVLTGDAQ